The sequence CCGCCTATTTCCATCGCCTGCTTATCTTCCACGACGCGATTGCATAGAACGCCGCACCCGTCCCCACCGCGACGAGGGCGGGGACGGCCGCCTCGGCGAAGCTTGCGCCGTTCATCGCGGCGGTGAACCCGCGGACGATCCAGCCCTGGGGTGTCAACAGGTTGAGGGTTGTGAAGGCGCCGGGCAGGTCGGCGAAGGTGGTGGTCATCGTCCCGCCGGCCATCCCGGTGAGCATCACCGCGCCGCCCATGACCAGGAACGCCTGGCGGGTGGTGCGCATGAAGCTGATCAGCATCACCCCGAACCCGCCGGCGGCGGTCATCAGGCCCAGAACGTTGGCCATCACCGACAACGGATCGCCCCAGGCGATCCCGAACAGCGCGCCGCCGACGGCGATCAGCAGGCCCGCCTGCAGCGCCAGGAGCAGCGCGACGGCGGCGGCTTTTCCGGCCAGGATCGCGGCCTGCGAAAGCGGAGTCCGGCACAGCCGCGCGAGAGTCCCCTGTTCCTGTTCGCGCAGGATGGATTGGGCGGAGACGGCGCCGACGAAAAAGGCGAAGAAGACCAGCATGCCGACCATCACCGGACCGATTTTGATCTCCATAACCCTCCCGGTTTCGCGCGCGCCCGACGGAAGGCGGTAGGCGAGGGCCGGATGACCGCCGCCCTCGAGCCGCTCGCCCACCCGCCGGGCCCATTCCCCATAACGCCGCATCAGCTCCTCGCGCGCCGGCGGTTCCAGCGGAGCGTCGCGCCCGGCGGTATCGGCGGCGATCAGCGTCCCGGTGAATCCGTCGAGAAAGCCGGTCACGACGTCGTGGACGATCGCCGGGCCGAGGGTGAGCGCCGGATCGTGATAAATCTCCACTTCGGTCGTGGCGCCCTCCCGGAAGAGGGAGGCGGTGAAATCGGCCGGAATGATCACGGCCGCGTCCGCCTCGCGCGCATCCACCGCGGCCCGTGCGGCGGCTTCGGATTCCGCATCCGCCGTTTCGAGCAGATCTTGCAAGCTTTCCTCGCGGAACATATCCGCCAGCATCCCGCCGGCCAGCAAGCCGGGATATTCGGCGACGGGGAGATCGAGGTTGACGATCAGCACGCGCGTCCGCTGGACGTCGAACCCGGAGGCGAGGCCGGAAAAGGCGAGGTACGGGAGCCCGGCTTCCGCGAGCGGAAGGACGAGCATGAAGGCCAGCACTTGCGGGCTGCGCAACGCGCGCGCAAGGTCTTTCAGGATGATGTGCAGAACGGGCATGGCAGTCTCCTGATCATTGGCCGCCGATCCTCCGCTTTCCGCCGCTGGGCGCGGGCGCGCGGCTCGGGGCGGCGGGGAATCGGGCTCCGCGCCGGATCAATCCCTCAGCGCCGTGCCGGTCAGGTGCAGGAATACTGCCTCCAGGTCCGGTTCCTGGACATCCATGGCGGTGATGCGCGTCTCCTCGCGGGCGGCGGATTCGAAGAGCGTAGGCAGGACCTGGGCGCTGTCGCGGACCAGCAGGCGGACCTGCTCCTCCTCCTCGCTCACCGAGTGCACGCCGGCGAGCATCTGCCACAACTCGAGCAGCCGCGCGGGCTTGCGGCTGAGCGAGAGGCGGACTCGGTGCAGACCGCCCACCAGCCGGATCAGCTCGGCGTGCGTCCCCTGGGCGACGAGCTTGCCGTGATCCATGACCGCGATCCGGT is a genomic window of Anaerolineales bacterium containing:
- a CDS encoding ABC transporter permease, with the translated sequence MPVLHIILKDLARALRSPQVLAFMLVLPLAEAGLPYLAFSGLASGFDVQRTRVLIVNLDLPVAEYPGLLAGGMLADMFREESLQDLLETADAESEAAARAAVDAREADAAVIIPADFTASLFREGATTEVEIYHDPALTLGPAIVHDVVTGFLDGFTGTLIAADTAGRDAPLEPPAREELMRRYGEWARRVGERLEGGGHPALAYRLPSGARETGRVMEIKIGPVMVGMLVFFAFFVGAVSAQSILREQEQGTLARLCRTPLSQAAILAGKAAAVALLLALQAGLLIAVGGALFGIAWGDPLSVMANVLGLMTAAGGFGVMLISFMRTTRQAFLVMGGAVMLTGMAGGTMTTTFADLPGAFTTLNLLTPQGWIVRGFTAAMNGASFAEAAVPALVAVGTGAAFYAIASWKISRRWK